In Kryptolebias marmoratus isolate JLee-2015 linkage group LG22, ASM164957v2, whole genome shotgun sequence, a single window of DNA contains:
- the hmx2 gene encoding homeobox protein HMX2: MSSADDSGSKCSSGPISSFTIQSILGTPSDEPRSGTKELSKGLSPPRRRSLSVSSSEECSGGEDSADCFCSDTGHSEPCTQHQSHNFCLGSAKGLLSGSDGLARRPHLSQPLLQDYKKEQERPCHQMSPLSEDRHADGADKQGNSAKKKTRTVFSRSQVYQLESTFDMKRYLSSSERACLASSLQLTETQVKTWFQNRRNKWKRQLSAELEAANMAHASAQTLVGMPLVFRENNLLRVPVPRSIAFPTPLYYPGSNLPALPLYNLYNKIEY, encoded by the exons ATGAGTAGCGCAGACGACAGCGGGAGCAAGTGCTCGTCGGGCCCCATTTCCAGCTTCACCATCCAGTCGATTCTCGGCACGCCGTCCGATGAGCCGCGCTCCGGGACCAAGGAGCTCTCCAAGGGGCTGTCGCCGCCGCGGAGGCGCTCGCTGTCGGTGTCCTCCTCCGAGGAGTGCAGCGGCGGGGAGGACTCAGCGGACTGCTTCTGCTCCGACACGGGTCACAGCGAGCCGTGCACCCAGCACCAATCTCACAACTTCTGTTTAg GGTCCGCCAAAGGTCTTCTGTCTGGAAGTGACGGGCTCGCGCGGCGGCCGCATCTGTCCCAGCCTCTGCTGCAGGATTATAAGAAGGAGCAGGAGAGACCGTGCCACCAAATGTCCCCCCTGTCGGAGGACAGACACGCGGACGGCGCCGACAAGCAGGGCAACTCGGCCAAGAAGAAGACGCGCACGGTGTTCTCCCGGAGCCAGGTGTACCAGCTGGAGTCCACCTTCGACATGAAGCGCTACCTGAGCAGCTCGGAGCGGGCCTGCTTAGCCTCCAGTCTGCAGCTGACGGAGACTCAGGTCAAGACGTGGTTTCAGAACCGGAGGAACAAATGGAAACGGCAGCTCTCTGCCGAGCTGGAGGCGGCCAACATGGCCCACGCCTCCGCACAGACGCTAGTGGGGATGCCGCTGGTTTTCAGAGAAAACAACTTACTGCGCGTACCGGTTCCCCGCTCCATCGCCTTCCCGACGCCTCTTTATTACCCGGGGAGCAACCTGCCAGCGTTACCTTTATACAACCTGTACAACAAAATCGAGTACTGA